The Streptomyces sp. NBC_00775 genome includes the window CCGATCTCCCGGGTCAGGTCGGTGACGATCACGGGTGTGCCGGTGCGGCAGCACTCCAGGCAGGGGCCTTCATCACTCTGGAGCTGGAAGAGTTCCAGCAGCCGCACCCGTTCGTCGGAGGCGGCCATCACGCGCAGTTCGCCGTCCCGGTCCGCGAGCAGTACTCCGGCCGCGTCGGCGCCGAGCATCCCTACACAGCGGTCGGTGAGCAGACGCAGAAAGTCGATCAGGTCGAAGTCGGCGACCAGGTTGTCCGCCAGCTCGACGAAGGTCTTGGCCAGGAGCTGCTGATTCATCGTGTCACCCTCGATTGAGACTATTCCCGCCGGGAGAGGGAGGGAAGTGCGGCCAGTTCGTCGGTCGGCGCCGGTGCGTCAGGTTTCCTCGTCGGTCCGTGTGGGTTCCGTGTCCGGGGAGAAGCGGAGCCGGTGGGCCACCACGTCGGCGGCCACGTCGGCGAGCCGGCGTCCCCGCATGTAGGCGTGGGCACGGAGCCGGACGAAGGCTTCTTCGATGCCGACACCGAGTTGGACGGTGAGGATGCCGGTGGCCTGGTCGATCTCCGCCCGGTAGGCGCCCAGGTCCTCGAAGCCGCGGTCCGGCAGCGGTCCACCGGCCGGCGGGCCCGTCTCGTCGACCTCTGTATCGAGCAGGAGCAGCGTCGCGAGATCGGCGAACGCCAGCGCGTCGGCCAGTTCCCCGGCGTCCAGCACGGTCGGCACGTTGGCGTAGAGATCCAGGACGCCCAGGCTGATCGCCCCTATCTGCAGGGGCAGCGCGAAGACGGCGCGTGCCCCGACTTCCAGGGCCGCATCGGCGAACACGGCCCAGTGCTCCTGCAGTTCACCGGTCAGCAGATCGGGTGTCAGGACGGCCGAGCCCTGCGTGAAGGCGTCCACGCAGGGCCCCTCGCCCAGGGTGAGTTGCAGCTCCTCCAACTGCCCGCTGATGTCGTCGGTGCTGCACAGCGGATGGCTCGCCGCGGCCTTGGACATCGCGGACAGCCCGGCCCCGCCGACCGGGAGCGCGGCCACGGCCGCGGTGCACACGTCCAGCACGCCGACCCGGCCACCGCGTCGGACCGCCTGCTCGGCGACCAGCACCCGGACACGGGCCGACCGGCCGTTGGACCTCACCCGGGCCACCGCGTCGTCGTGGCGCCGAGGGGCACACGGTGGTCGGTCAACAGCCGTTCCCGCGGCGGGCGGGCGCCGCGCACCAGGCATCCGAAGGCGCCGCCCGTCAGGTTGGCAGCGGTGTCCGTCTCCGACATCACCATGGCGAACCCCGGCCGAAGAATGCCGGAAGCTGGACGGTTCGGAAGGTGCCGGCGGCCGAAACGGAGGAGGTATGCCCTCGGGGGTGGCATATCGCGTGACTCCACCACGTGCAGATCCGCCGGCTCCCCTCCCAGACCGTGCGCCAGGCGGCGGCACATCCGAAGCGACCGCCCGGGACCGGGCGGGGATCAGCCGCCGTCATCTGACGCGCCGAAGTCGGAATCCGCCCGTGCCGGCCAGTTGTCCCGCCGTTCCCGCGCCACCGCCGTACGACTGCCGATCCGCTCTCCGCC containing:
- a CDS encoding GAF and ANTAR domain-containing protein, with product MRSNGRSARVRVLVAEQAVRRGGRVGVLDVCTAAVAALPVGGAGLSAMSKAAASHPLCSTDDISGQLEELQLTLGEGPCVDAFTQGSAVLTPDLLTGELQEHWAVFADAALEVGARAVFALPLQIGAISLGVLDLYANVPTVLDAGELADALAFADLATLLLLDTEVDETGPPAGGPLPDRGFEDLGAYRAEIDQATGILTVQLGVGIEEAFVRLRAHAYMRGRRLADVAADVVAHRLRFSPDTEPTRTDEET